The sequence GGTTCGTCAGTTCATTATCGACACGTGTTCGCGTGTGGGTGGCCATACAGGGGCGTCGCTTGGCGCGGTCGAATTGGCGGTCGCGATGCATTATGTGTTTGACACGCCGACGGACAAACTTGTCTGGGACGTCGGGCATCAGGCTTACGCTCATAAGATACTCACCGGCCGCCGCGATGAGCTTCACACGATCAAGCAATACGGCGGCCTGTCGGGCTTTCTTCGACGTGACGAGTCGGTATACGATACGTTCGGTGCGGGCCACGCATCGACCTCGCTCTCGGCGGCACTCGGCATGGCCGTTGCACGCGATAGAAAGAGCGAGGATTTTCACGTCTGTGCCATGATCGGCGATTCGAGCCTCGCGGGCGGCATGGCGATGGAGGCCATCAACCAGGCGGGCCATCTCAAATCACGGCTCATTGTCCTCTTAAATGACAACGGCATGTCGATCGCACCGGCGGTCGGCTCGCTCAGCGGCTATCTCAACCGGATCAAAGAGGCCCAGAGCTACCAACACCTCAAAGAAGAGATCGGCGACGCCCTTGAGAGCGTGCCCGGAATCGGCGGCAAGCTCCGCTCGGTCGCAAAATCCGTAAAAGACGCCATCGCCGCGGCCGTGCTGCCCGGTGCGCTCGTCAATGAGCTTGGCTTCAAATACATCGGCTACGTTGACGGCCACAACGTCGCGGCCCTTGTCGAGGCTCTGAACGAGGCCAAAAAGGTCGATGACGGTCCCGTGATCGTTCACGCGCTGACCACGAAAGGCAAAGGCTTCCCCAATCCAGAGCACAACTATTACGCCTATCACGCGACGGGGCCATTTGACCCGAAAACGGGCCTGCCTTACAAATCGAGCAAGTCCGCACCTGCGCCGACCTACACAGAGGTCTTTGGCCGCACAATGTGCGAGATCATGGAACAGGATCCTCGCGTCGTGGTCCTTACGGCAGCGATGCCTGACGGCACGGGCGTCGATAAGGTGCTTGAGAAATTTCCCGAACGCTCATTCGACGTCGGCATTGCCGAGCAGCACGCAATGACCTTCTGTGCCGGAATGGCGTGCGAAGGACTAAAGCCCGTCGCCGCGATATATTCGACATTCCTCCAACGAGCATTCGATCAGGTGATCCACGACGTTTGTCTTCAGAACCTCGACGTGACGATCGCGATGGACCGCGCCGGCATCGTCGGTGCAGACGGGCCGACGCATCACGGGCTGCTCGATATCGCCTATCTTCGCGGCTATCCGAACATTGTCCTGATGGCCCCCAAGGACGAGGCCGAGATGCGCGATATGATGCTGACAGCGATCGAGCACAACGGCCCCGCCGCACTGCGATATCCGAGGGGGAACGGGCTTGGCGTTGACATCAGTTCGCCGCCAAAACTCATCGAGATCGGCAAGGCCGAGGTGCTGCGAAAAGGCAACGGCGAAGTCGCTATCCTCGGCTACGGCGATATGGTCGATGCAGCGATCACGGCCGGCGAATTGCTTGCCAAAGACGGTATCGATGCTACGGTCGTGAACGCTCGATTTGTAAAGCCGCTCGATGCCGATCTGATCGCTTTGCTCGCCCGCAGCAATCGGCTCATCCTGACCGTCGAGAACGCCTATCTGGCCGGCGGTTTCGGTTCGGCCGTCCTTGAATGCCTCGAAGAGCAAGGCCTCGCCGACGAATGCCGCGTCGTTCGCCTCGGCGTCCCCGACGAGATCGTCACCCACGGCGATCCAAAGATCCTACTCGCCCAATACGGCCTTGACGCCGACGGCATAAGATCAAAAGCTATCGCAACACTCGATTCAATGGACGAAGGCCTCCCGCAAAAACGGATCAAGGCCGTTCGGTAAGATCCAACCAGAGTAAACCTCGGGGTCAGGAAGGGGCCTTGGCCCCGCCGACTTTCGCTGTCACTCACCCTACAGTTGAATCTGGTGGACCCAAGCGGGGCCAAGGCGCCGTCCTGACCCTGAGATGCCGCCAGGCCCCTTCCTGACCATGAGATTTTTTCTACCTCGCCCCTTTTGACACAACCGTCGTCTGCTCCATATCCAGCGTCAGCACGCCCCGCACCACTGCAAAGCGTTCAAAAAGCACCGTCTTCTCCGTCCTGATCCTGTAATGATGGCAGAATGCCGCAGCGTTGATCTGACGGTAATTGCCGCCGCTGTGCAGCCTGACCGGAAACGCGTTTGGCTTTTTCGGATCACTCGGCCGCACACCGATAAGCCGCTGGCCGCCGTCGAACAGCATCTCGACGGCCTTTGGCTCGCCAATCAGTTCAAACGCACGGCGGTTAAGATAGAACACGCCCTTTTGCCCGAGTGTGACCCTCGGCCCGGCGTTTGACTTTCGGCCATACGGCCGGCCCTGAAAAAGCTCCCATTTTGGTTCCATGTTTTGTATTTCTCCTTTTGTGATGGTTATCGTCACTGAGCCTTGTATTGTAGCATATGTGCAACGTCCTTGCAAGCCTCGTTCGGCAGGCTGAGCTTACCCAATTTGCGGGCTTCGCTATCTTTCCCGTCTTTGCGGGCGTGAGCTTCCCGTCGAGGCGACCGGCCGAAACGATGTCGCCGATGACGGGGCATACGATGCTCATGGAAACGGAAGCGAATGAGGGAGAGGATCTTCCGCCAAAAACTGTCGATACAGCAGGGTAAAAATGTCGATACAACTGACCATTTTGTCGATACAGATTGAGGCAAAAATTCAGCTGCTGTTAATCCTCAAGCTCAGGAAGGGGCCTCGGCCCCGCTGACCTTAGCTGCCATTCAACCCAGCGTTGAACCTGATGGATCTGATCGGGGCCAAGACCCCTTCCTGACCTCGAGATGGCCCAAGCAGACGTTTCCTGCCTCGCTCCCCTTGTGTGAGACCGGCTCGCGGCTCGACAGAAAAACTGTGGCAATCTCTCTCGCCGGTAGGTTATCCTAATCGTTGCCGCCCCGTGTTCCTCCCGCCCGGCCTGTATGAATGATTCTGAGATATTGCGGCGAGACCTGAAACCGGCGCTCGTGTTCCTGAGCGGCGAACTGATCGCCGTGCCGATCCCGCTTGAACGCGAAGAGGTGATCCTCGGCCGTGCTCTCGAGGCTGACGTTCGCGTCAACGACACGCTCGTGTCGCGTCAGCATGCCCGCATCACGGCCGCGCCGACCGAGTCGCGCGTCGCGATGGAATATTTGCTGCAGGACCTGGATTCACGCAATGGGACGTTTCTCAACGGCCGCCGCGTCCGCCGCGAAAAGCTGGAGAATGGAGATAAGATCACGATCGGCGACACCATTTTACGCTTTGACCTGCTTGACGAGATCGACCGCGAATATCAGAGGCAGATCCACCGCCTGATCTCGCACGACGACCTGACCGGGCTGCTTTCGAGCCGGTCGTTCTTTTCCGAACTGAGGCGTGAGGCCGGCCGGGCTACGGCCGAAAACCGCCCGTTCTGCGTGCTGATGATGGACGGCGACAATTTTAAGGGTGTAAATGATACGTTTGGGCACCTTACGGGCAGCAAAACGATCGAAGAGATCGGATTTTCGATAATGACGAACCTGCGAAGCGGCGATGCTGCAGCTCGATTCGGCGGCGACGAATTCGCAGCATTTTTGCTCGACGCCGAGCTCGCCCAAGGTATCGTAGCGGCCGAACGCATTCGCTCAACCGTCGAGAATTATCCGTTTAGCATTGTCAGCAAAGGCTCCAAAGAGACCCACAATATCACCGTCAGCATCGGAGTCGCCTCGTTTCCTGACGACTCGTCAGATCCGATCGAACTTGTCGAAATGGCCGATTCCGCCCTCTATCGGGCCAAACGCGAAGGCCGCAACCGCGTCGCCGCGTATCGCGACATATCGCGAGAGGAACTCCAACGAAACCTGCCCCCGCGGCGGGACTGAGCTATATGGTTGAGTCTCTCATCAATATTCGGCGTGACACTCGATAGCTCAATCGGGATATAATACCGATCATGCCTGAGATCGCGAGGTTTTACGGAATAGTCATCAAGTTGTTTTTTGGCGATCATCCGCCGCCGCATTTTCATGCCGTCTACGGTGAGTATGTAGGTTTGTTTGATTTAAATACTCTCGAAATGTTTGAGGGCGATCTGCCTACACGAGCGAAAAACCTGGTATTGGAATGGGCCAAACCCAACCAGCGTGACCTTCAGGAAATGTGGGACACTCAGGAATTCCGGAAATTGCCGCCACTAAAATGAACCCGATCTGTCCAAAAGTACATTCCGCCGTGGCTCTCGATGACCATACTCTTCTGATCGAGTTCGAGAATAAAGTAAAGAAGCTCTACGACGTCAGACCGCTGCTTGCAACAGAGATGTTTGCCCCTCTGAGGGATCACGCTTTCTTCAGAACCGTTCGTGTCGATCGGCACGGCTACGCCATTGTTTGGAACTCCAACATTGATCTGAGCGAATACGAACTCTGGCAACACGGTACCAGTTTCGAGGGTTAACGTTCGCTTCGTTCACCATTTTGCAACAATTTACACGCTTTCGGCGTGATAAGACAACGGTTCTCGTGTCGTGCTAGAATGTTGTTTTTCGTTAGACGCTCGACGCAGTGCATTTTTGTGTTTCCGTAGTTAACAAGTGATCGCCAAGCTAAACCTTTCCACACATCCATTTCGCAACCGGATGCTGCCATATCTCGGGGCTGCGTTGCTGCTGCTTGTGAGCCTGGTCGTCGGTGCTTACTGCATCTATCGCCTTAATGACAACAAGAAGCGAAACGATCTATTGGTTGCGGCTATAGCTGAACGCCAGGCCGAGATCGCGCGGCTCAAGGGCGAAGGCGAAAAGGTGCAGCAACTCTTGACGCCGGATCAGAAGGCTCTCTTGACCGCGGCTCATAAGCTGGTCGCCAATAAGACGTTTGGCTGGTCGCGCCTGTTTGCCGACCTTGAATCCGTATTGCCTTCGAGTGTCGCGGCGTCGCGGATCGCGGTTGAGAATATCTATCAGGACGGCGACCGCGTCAAAGCAGAGCTTGAGTTCGGCGTATTGGCCCGTGACTACTCGAGCGTGATGGCGATGATCGAGAATATGAACAATTCGGGCCTCTTTGCCGCCGAACTGCGCGGCCAGGACCGGCAGGAGAACGAGCGGATCGTATATACCGAATATACTTTTCGGCTTGTCTATACACCGGCCTACGGTTACTCGACAGCCGCGCCGGTGACCGATCTTGCACAAAACGGGGGCGTGCAGTAAGCGTGGCAGAACTTGATCCACAACTGAATCCTGACGACGAAATGCCCGAGGCCGAGACGGTCATGATCGAGGCGGCCGAGATGCCGGCCTTTATTCCGCCGAATCGGCCGCGCAAGGTCTATGGAGGCATGTGGGGCCCCCTTGAGATCGGGGCCGTGGCTTTGGGCCTGCTCGCGCTGGTCGGTGCAATAGGCATCTATTTTGGCCTCGTGCTGCCATCGAATCGTGAATTGGCACGCAACCGCTCAGAAGCAGACAGGCTGGAGGCAGAGGTCGTCTCCGCCAAGACGAAATACGGCGAGATCACGACAACGCAGGAGCAGGTGGACAAGATCGTTACGAGCGTAGATGATTTTGAAGCCCGATTTTTGCCGGTCACGACCGTCGGACGCACGGCGCTTTATCAACGGATCAACGGCCTGATCGCGGCATACGGACTTGTGAATACGGCCGGGCCCGACTACCAGCCGCTCGAGACGGCTGACATGAACACAGGCCAGCAATCGGACGAGGAGCGCGGTCGTGCCAAATTCCGCAGCCTTTATCCGGGAATGTATATCACGACGACCGTCGAGGGGTCATACCAGAATCTGCGGCGGTTCATTCGGGAGATAGAGACGGGCCGCGAGTTCGTCATTGTCAGCGCCGTCGAGCTTGCCCCGTCAGATACGGAATCGGATAAGGAAAAGGCACAGCCCGCGGCACAGCCCGTCCAGCCGGGAGCACCGGCCGCAAAGAACATTCAGGCAAGGATCAACACGACGATGGGCGGCCAGTCAATGGTTCCGCAGGCACCGGTCCAGCCTGAGCAACGTTCGAAAAAGGGCAAGATGCACGGCGAGATCGTCAGCTTGCGGATCGAGATGGCAGCGTATTTCCGCCGGCCAAACGCGGCCCCCGTGGAGCCGACGCAACAGCAGTAATGGGTCTATTCGAAGGTAAATCTCCGGCTGAACGCAATAAGATCATCGCCGCGGCGGTGCTCGGCATCGTTGCGCTCATTGCGTTGTATCTTGCCTTCGGACGAAGCCTTCTCGGTGGTTCATCGACCACGGCTACAGGAAAAGGAACGCCGACGCCGACGCCGCGTTCGACGCCGGGGCCGAACCGTGCCGATGCGTCGCTCCCTTCGCTGCAGGACCAGCAATTCGTTTACGAGACGACGCCGGTGATGTATCAGCCGGGCAATGCCTACGCACCTGATGCGGGCCGCAACATCTTTGCTTTTTACGAGCCGCCGCCGCCGTGTAAGGACGACTGTCCGCCCACGCCGATACCGACACCTCCGCCGCCAAAACCACCTTCGCCGGTGCCGACGCCGCCCATCATTCTGGCATTTGCCAATCCACAGTCGGTATATGCCGGCTCGCGCGGCTTTCGGCTGGAGTTGAATGGTGACCACATTCCGCCGGATGCCCGCATCCTTTTTAATCAGGCCGAGATGCCGACGACCTACGTTAACGGCCAGCGTGCGTTTACTGACATTCCGTCCAATCTGATCACGCAGGAAACACAGGCACAGGTGATGATGCGAACGCCGGATGGCAAGCTCTATTCAAATCCGATCTTTGTATCGATAGCAGCGCCGCCAAAGCCGGGCTATCAATATATCGGGATGATCGGCCGCAAACGTTACAACAACGATACGGCATACCTGATAGAGACCGGGAAAACTGCGCCATTCGGAGCACGATTGAACGACATTCTAGGCGGCCGGTTCCGACTGGTCGATATATCACCGGCCGAAGTAATATTCGAGGACACGCAGCTCGGTTTCCGGCATCCGATCGCGATCTCTAAGGCCCCGATAGGCACAGCTACCGGAGGCACCGCCGGCAAGCCAATGGACGGCATGCAGCCATTCGATCCGACGACGATGAAAGGCATTCCCGGAATCCCGGACAATCTTCCGAGGTATGTACCTCCGCAGCCGCCTATGGGACGGCCGATCGAGAAGCTGAAACAGGACGTTGACGATTCAGTAGATGATGGCAAGCCTTAGCGACGAACGCGGAATGACCCTTTTTGCCGTGATGGCGATCATGGTCATCTTTGCGGTCGGGCTCCTTGCGGTTGCTCCGGCCGTCCAACAAGAGGTCCAGCGTGAAAAGGAGCTTGAAGCAATACGGCGAGGCGAGGAGATCGCCGACGCCATCCGTCAATACGTCGAGTTTTACCGTGGTGCAAAACTGCCGAGCTCGATGGACGACCTGCTCGAGGGCCTGCCGTACGGCACTAAGAAGCGGCAGATCCTAAGGGCATCGGCCGCCGTCGACCCGCTCAGCGAGG is a genomic window of Chloracidobacterium sp. containing:
- a CDS encoding GGDEF domain-containing protein, which encodes MNDSEILRRDLKPALVFLSGELIAVPIPLEREEVILGRALEADVRVNDTLVSRQHARITAAPTESRVAMEYLLQDLDSRNGTFLNGRRVRREKLENGDKITIGDTILRFDLLDEIDREYQRQIHRLISHDDLTGLLSSRSFFSELRREAGRATAENRPFCVLMMDGDNFKGVNDTFGHLTGSKTIEEIGFSIMTNLRSGDAAARFGGDEFAAFLLDAELAQGIVAAERIRSTVENYPFSIVSKGSKETHNITVSIGVASFPDDSSDPIELVEMADSALYRAKREGRNRVAAYRDISREELQRNLPPRRD
- a CDS encoding DUF2442 domain-containing protein, encoding MNPICPKVHSAVALDDHTLLIEFENKVKKLYDVRPLLATEMFAPLRDHAFFRTVRVDRHGYAIVWNSNIDLSEYELWQHGTSFEG
- a CDS encoding DUF4160 domain-containing protein, producing the protein MPEIARFYGIVIKLFFGDHPPPHFHAVYGEYVGLFDLNTLEMFEGDLPTRAKNLVLEWAKPNQRDLQEMWDTQEFRKLPPLK
- a CDS encoding 1-deoxy-D-xylulose-5-phosphate synthase, which produces MRFLSEINSPADLRQLKVEDLQTVADEVRQFIIDTCSRVGGHTGASLGAVELAVAMHYVFDTPTDKLVWDVGHQAYAHKILTGRRDELHTIKQYGGLSGFLRRDESVYDTFGAGHASTSLSAALGMAVARDRKSEDFHVCAMIGDSSLAGGMAMEAINQAGHLKSRLIVLLNDNGMSIAPAVGSLSGYLNRIKEAQSYQHLKEEIGDALESVPGIGGKLRSVAKSVKDAIAAAVLPGALVNELGFKYIGYVDGHNVAALVEALNEAKKVDDGPVIVHALTTKGKGFPNPEHNYYAYHATGPFDPKTGLPYKSSKSAPAPTYTEVFGRTMCEIMEQDPRVVVLTAAMPDGTGVDKVLEKFPERSFDVGIAEQHAMTFCAGMACEGLKPVAAIYSTFLQRAFDQVIHDVCLQNLDVTIAMDRAGIVGADGPTHHGLLDIAYLRGYPNIVLMAPKDEAEMRDMMLTAIEHNGPAALRYPRGNGLGVDISSPPKLIEIGKAEVLRKGNGEVAILGYGDMVDAAITAGELLAKDGIDATVVNARFVKPLDADLIALLARSNRLILTVENAYLAGGFGSAVLECLEEQGLADECRVVRLGVPDEIVTHGDPKILLAQYGLDADGIRSKAIATLDSMDEGLPQKRIKAVR